A single genomic interval of Spinacia oleracea cultivar Varoflay chromosome 6, BTI_SOV_V1, whole genome shotgun sequence harbors:
- the LOC110793152 gene encoding WUSCHEL-related homeobox 9 isoform X1 produces the protein MASSNRHWPSMFKSKPCNNQQWSQNHDTNHQQSSLLSNSCGRSSSSNSPFSSGCEERTPEPKPRWNPKPEQIRILEAIFNSGMVNPPRDEIRRIRAQLQEYGQVGDANVFYWFQNRKSRSKHKQRTLQAKITATAATITNNTTVGIHHNSPPQPMPTSSSSSSSEKASPREVTLSRSGGGSSSYGGGGSSSNNSGNVVVDQFGNSPTSVNQCNPYFQQLVAPNHHHSTTTHEFVSQDPLFFPLHQSGANFSQGLCYNDQHHQHQLMNSTTAVTIHVPPSSDQATAGGFSSLLLGDMFGGDHSKRDHEVDKFKFQQELSFLVTSAPNTTTCTISSSSPIVHTPTSTAISSNLGQMLGVGEAGGLAGKSTVFINGMAFELAVGPFNVKEEFGEDVLLIHSASGHQVLTNEWGVTLHPLQHGASYFLVGCGAASPLLHKLDSNPDLLAPGFPYQI, from the exons ATGGCGTCGTCAAATCGACACTGGCCAAGTATGTTCAAGTCTAAGCCTTGTAACAATCAGCAGTGGTCACAAAATCATGACACAAACCATCAACAAAGCTCTCTTCTCTCGAATTCTTGCGGTCGCTCTTCTTCGAGTAATTCTCCTTTCTCTTCAG GGTGTGAAGAGAGGACTCCGGAGCCGAAGCCAAGGTGGAATCCGAAACCGGAGCAAATTCGGATCCTTGAGGCTATATTCAACTCGGGTATGGTGAACCCGCCAAGAGATGAGATTCGGAGGATCCGAGCTCAGCTCCAAGAGTATGGTCAAGTTGGTGATGCCAACGTGTTCTACTGGTTCCAAAACCGTAAGTCCAGGAGTAAACATAAGCAACGCACTCTCCAAGCTAAAATCACTGCCACCGCCGCCACAATCACCAATAATACAACCGTTGGTATCCACCACAACAGCCCGCCGCAACCAATGCCAACCTCATCCTCTTCGTCCTCCTCGGAAAAAGCATCACCTCGAGAGGTGACTCTTTCTAGGTCAGGAGGAGGATCATCATCatatggtggtggtggtagtaGTAGCAATAATAGTGGTAATGTTGTGGTTGATCAATTTGGAAATTCTCCAACTTCTGTTAACCAATGTAACCCTTATTTCCAACAACTTGTTGCTCCGAATCATCATCATTCCACAACTACTCATGAGTTTGTTTCTCAAGATCCCTTGTTTTTCCCTTTACACCAAAGTGGTGCCAATTTTAGCCAAGGGTTATGCTATAATGATCAACACCATCAACACCAACTTATGAATAGTACTACTGCGGTTACTATCCACGTGCCGCCTAGTTCCGATCAGGCGACGGCGGGCGGGTTCTCGTCTCTCTTGCTTGGGGACATGTTTGGTGGTGATCATTCTAAAAGAGATCATGAGGTGGACAAGTTTAAGTTTCAACAAGAGCTTAGTTTCTTGGTGACTAGTGCTCCTAATACTACTACTTGCACCATTTCTTCATCCTCTCCTATTGTTCATACCCCTACTTCTACCGCCATTTCGAGTAATCTTGGTCAAATGCTAG GTGTAGGTGAAGCAGGTGGACTTGCAGGGAAATCAACGGTGTTCATTAACGGGATGGCGTTTGAGCTGGCGGtgggaccttttaatgttaaagaGGAGTTTGGGGAGGATGTTTTGCTTATTCACTCGGCTTCCGGTCACCAAGTTCTTACCAATGAGTGGGGTGTTACTCTTCACCCTCTTCAACACGGCGCGTCTTACTTCCTTGTTGGTTGTGGTGCCGCCTCTCCGTTGCTCCATAAACTCGATTCCAACCCCGATCTCCTTGCTCCGGGATTTCCTTATCAG ATCTAG
- the LOC110793152 gene encoding WUSCHEL-related homeobox 9 isoform X2: MASSNRHWPSMFKSKPCNNQQWSQNHDTNHQQSSLLSNSCGRSSSRCEERTPEPKPRWNPKPEQIRILEAIFNSGMVNPPRDEIRRIRAQLQEYGQVGDANVFYWFQNRKSRSKHKQRTLQAKITATAATITNNTTVGIHHNSPPQPMPTSSSSSSSEKASPREVTLSRSGGGSSSYGGGGSSSNNSGNVVVDQFGNSPTSVNQCNPYFQQLVAPNHHHSTTTHEFVSQDPLFFPLHQSGANFSQGLCYNDQHHQHQLMNSTTAVTIHVPPSSDQATAGGFSSLLLGDMFGGDHSKRDHEVDKFKFQQELSFLVTSAPNTTTCTISSSSPIVHTPTSTAISSNLGQMLGVGEAGGLAGKSTVFINGMAFELAVGPFNVKEEFGEDVLLIHSASGHQVLTNEWGVTLHPLQHGASYFLVGCGAASPLLHKLDSNPDLLAPGFPYQI, translated from the exons ATGGCGTCGTCAAATCGACACTGGCCAAGTATGTTCAAGTCTAAGCCTTGTAACAATCAGCAGTGGTCACAAAATCATGACACAAACCATCAACAAAGCTCTCTTCTCTCGAATTCTTGCGGTCGCTCTTCTTCGA GGTGTGAAGAGAGGACTCCGGAGCCGAAGCCAAGGTGGAATCCGAAACCGGAGCAAATTCGGATCCTTGAGGCTATATTCAACTCGGGTATGGTGAACCCGCCAAGAGATGAGATTCGGAGGATCCGAGCTCAGCTCCAAGAGTATGGTCAAGTTGGTGATGCCAACGTGTTCTACTGGTTCCAAAACCGTAAGTCCAGGAGTAAACATAAGCAACGCACTCTCCAAGCTAAAATCACTGCCACCGCCGCCACAATCACCAATAATACAACCGTTGGTATCCACCACAACAGCCCGCCGCAACCAATGCCAACCTCATCCTCTTCGTCCTCCTCGGAAAAAGCATCACCTCGAGAGGTGACTCTTTCTAGGTCAGGAGGAGGATCATCATCatatggtggtggtggtagtaGTAGCAATAATAGTGGTAATGTTGTGGTTGATCAATTTGGAAATTCTCCAACTTCTGTTAACCAATGTAACCCTTATTTCCAACAACTTGTTGCTCCGAATCATCATCATTCCACAACTACTCATGAGTTTGTTTCTCAAGATCCCTTGTTTTTCCCTTTACACCAAAGTGGTGCCAATTTTAGCCAAGGGTTATGCTATAATGATCAACACCATCAACACCAACTTATGAATAGTACTACTGCGGTTACTATCCACGTGCCGCCTAGTTCCGATCAGGCGACGGCGGGCGGGTTCTCGTCTCTCTTGCTTGGGGACATGTTTGGTGGTGATCATTCTAAAAGAGATCATGAGGTGGACAAGTTTAAGTTTCAACAAGAGCTTAGTTTCTTGGTGACTAGTGCTCCTAATACTACTACTTGCACCATTTCTTCATCCTCTCCTATTGTTCATACCCCTACTTCTACCGCCATTTCGAGTAATCTTGGTCAAATGCTAG GTGTAGGTGAAGCAGGTGGACTTGCAGGGAAATCAACGGTGTTCATTAACGGGATGGCGTTTGAGCTGGCGGtgggaccttttaatgttaaagaGGAGTTTGGGGAGGATGTTTTGCTTATTCACTCGGCTTCCGGTCACCAAGTTCTTACCAATGAGTGGGGTGTTACTCTTCACCCTCTTCAACACGGCGCGTCTTACTTCCTTGTTGGTTGTGGTGCCGCCTCTCCGTTGCTCCATAAACTCGATTCCAACCCCGATCTCCTTGCTCCGGGATTTCCTTATCAG ATCTAG